The Agromyces mariniharenae genome includes a window with the following:
- a CDS encoding carbohydrate ABC transporter permease gives MTSTIQVPTSARGAESPRAGGGPVQRKNPITRLRPWLLLAPALAVLAVLLLWPLVRVFLFSLQDYGLREIVSGEPNWIGIDNYLEVFTDPTLWTVVLPNTVGFAVLAVAGTVALGTAVAVLMASLGPFWRTIVGSAIMIAWAMPAVTGTYVWVWIFDADRGIFNETLQALGLQDEPVNWFTNRYTFYAIVLLNVVHHGFPFVAITILAGLLGVPKEMLEAAEMDGAGPWRRFWRIIVPNLKQVFAVVIILSTIWDFKVFAQVYLMPGGSGSNREALNLGVWSYVESFGQNRYGFGSAIAVLLTLVLLAITVVYVRTMLKEEEL, from the coding sequence GTGACCTCGACGATCCAGGTACCGACGTCCGCGCGGGGGGCCGAGTCCCCCCGCGCGGGCGGCGGCCCCGTTCAACGCAAGAACCCGATCACGCGGCTGCGGCCGTGGCTGCTGCTCGCGCCCGCCCTCGCGGTGCTGGCCGTGCTGCTGCTCTGGCCGCTCGTGCGCGTGTTCCTCTTCTCCCTGCAGGACTACGGCCTGCGCGAGATCGTCTCGGGCGAGCCGAACTGGATCGGCATCGACAACTACCTCGAGGTCTTCACCGACCCCACCCTCTGGACCGTCGTCCTCCCCAACACCGTGGGCTTCGCGGTGCTCGCCGTCGCGGGCACCGTCGCCCTCGGCACGGCCGTCGCCGTGCTCATGGCCTCGCTCGGACCCTTCTGGCGCACCATCGTCGGCAGCGCCATCATGATCGCCTGGGCCATGCCCGCGGTCACCGGCACCTACGTCTGGGTCTGGATCTTCGACGCCGACCGCGGCATCTTCAACGAGACCCTCCAGGCCCTCGGGCTCCAGGACGAGCCCGTCAACTGGTTCACGAACCGGTACACCTTCTACGCCATCGTGCTGCTCAACGTCGTGCACCACGGCTTCCCGTTCGTCGCGATCACGATCCTCGCCGGCCTCCTCGGCGTGCCGAAGGAGATGCTCGAGGCCGCCGAGATGGACGGCGCCGGCCCGTGGCGCCGGTTCTGGCGCATCATCGTGCCGAACCTCAAGCAGGTCTTCGCGGTCGTCATCATCCTGTCGACCATCTGGGACTTCAAGGTCTTCGCGCAGGTCTACCTCATGCCCGGTGGCTCGGGCTCGAACCGCGAGGCGCTGAACCTCGGCGTGTGGTCGTACGTCGAGTCGTTCGGGCAGAACCGCTACGGCTTCGGCTCCGCCATCGCGGTGCTGCTCACCCTCGTGCTCCTCGCGATCACCGTCGTGTACGTGCGCACCATGCTGAAGGAGGAGGAGCTGTGA
- a CDS encoding carbohydrate ABC transporter permease, whose translation MKAVLVVLLLAFTLFPAFWMLSSAFDAKAGTGGQTLLPREFTFDNFSYVLTDGGFDVFLRNSAIVALVTVVASAVLSLLAAVAVARFRFRSRTAILLMILIVQMVPLEALVIPLFVQVRDLGMLNTLLGLMVVYVALSLAFGIWMLRGFVAAVPVELEEAAYIDGASWGRMFRSVLLPLVMPGLVATSVFSFITAWNEFIFAMTLLGGASENYTVAIGLKQFFGEHTNEWGYIMAASTIITIPVMIFFVIVQRRLSAGLVAGAVKG comes from the coding sequence CTGAAGGCCGTGCTCGTCGTGCTGCTGCTCGCGTTCACGCTCTTCCCCGCGTTCTGGATGCTCTCGAGCGCGTTCGACGCGAAGGCCGGCACCGGAGGCCAGACGCTCCTCCCGCGCGAGTTCACGTTCGACAACTTCTCGTACGTGCTCACCGATGGCGGGTTCGACGTGTTCCTGCGCAACTCGGCGATCGTCGCGCTCGTCACCGTGGTCGCGAGCGCCGTGCTCTCGCTGCTCGCCGCGGTCGCGGTCGCCCGCTTCCGCTTCCGGTCGCGCACCGCGATCCTGCTCATGATCCTCATCGTGCAGATGGTGCCGCTGGAGGCGCTCGTCATCCCGCTGTTCGTGCAGGTGCGCGACCTCGGCATGCTCAACACGCTCCTCGGTCTCATGGTCGTGTACGTCGCGCTCTCGCTGGCGTTCGGCATCTGGATGCTGCGCGGATTCGTCGCGGCCGTGCCGGTCGAGCTCGAGGAGGCCGCCTACATCGACGGCGCGAGCTGGGGGCGGATGTTCCGCTCCGTGCTCCTCCCCCTCGTGATGCCCGGGCTCGTGGCGACCTCGGTGTTCTCCTTCATCACCGCGTGGAACGAGTTCATCTTCGCCATGACGCTGCTCGGCGGGGCATCCGAGAACTACACCGTGGCCATCGGCCTGAAGCAGTTCTTCGGCGAGCACACGAACGAGTGGGGCTACATCATGGCCGCCTCGACGATCATCACGATCCCCGTCATGATCTTCTTCGTCATCGTGCAGCGACGCCTGTCGGCCGGACTCGTGGCAGGTGCGGTCAAGGGATGA
- a CDS encoding glycoside hydrolase family 3 protein, which produces MSAVHDPGLRRLVGAVLWPGYLGRELPDWLRRELADGGLAGAVLFSHNLPGGRVAPGEAGRVSRPASAFRDLRDDVLIGIDEEGGNVTRLEAATGSTLPGAAQLGFVDDTDATAATGRALAERSLAAGANVVLAPVADVNTNPRNPVIGVRAFGEAPELVSRHVAAAVRGIQSAGAAACVKHFPGHGDTHVDSHHALPTLTIDVDEIERMHLPPFRAAIEAGVAAVMTGHLVVPQWGDAPATLNPSVLSRLRTMGFEGVIVTDALDMAAVRATVGAGPGAVQALLAGADLLCIGNPRNPGSAAAPDQDEQDFREVQAAILAALDDGTLPVVALERAADRVRKLGAALAGGGFTGGRAEAPGTTDAANWGVDAASVARLAMTVDGPVAPAPGPRTVLDVRGRATIAVDGDADYVAGALAAGGRVVRLDTSAVPGDDLRGAVAAAAEARGAFVVLVDAVGAHSAQRDVIEQLGAIRPSAVVVNVGMPGGRLPLATVHTRAASRLAAEAASALLASGSRLEATA; this is translated from the coding sequence ATGAGCGCCGTGCACGACCCTGGGCTCCGTCGGCTGGTGGGCGCGGTGCTCTGGCCCGGGTACCTCGGGCGCGAGCTGCCCGACTGGCTGCGCCGCGAGCTCGCCGACGGCGGCCTCGCGGGCGCGGTGCTGTTCTCGCACAACCTTCCCGGTGGTCGAGTAGCGCCCGGCGAAGCCGGACGCGTATCGAGACCCGCGTCCGCATTCCGCGACCTCCGCGACGACGTCCTCATCGGCATCGACGAGGAGGGCGGCAACGTCACCCGCCTCGAGGCGGCGACGGGCTCCACGCTCCCGGGCGCCGCCCAGCTGGGCTTCGTCGACGACACGGATGCCACCGCCGCGACCGGCCGCGCGCTGGCGGAGCGCTCGCTCGCAGCCGGCGCGAACGTGGTGCTCGCCCCCGTCGCCGACGTGAACACCAACCCGCGCAACCCGGTGATCGGCGTGCGCGCGTTCGGCGAGGCGCCCGAGCTCGTGTCGCGGCACGTCGCCGCGGCCGTGCGCGGCATCCAGTCGGCGGGGGCCGCCGCCTGCGTGAAGCACTTCCCGGGCCACGGCGACACGCACGTCGACTCGCACCACGCGCTGCCGACGCTCACGATCGACGTCGACGAGATCGAGCGGATGCACCTCCCGCCGTTCCGCGCCGCGATCGAGGCCGGCGTCGCCGCCGTCATGACCGGGCACCTCGTGGTGCCCCAGTGGGGCGACGCCCCGGCGACCCTCAACCCGTCCGTGCTCTCGCGCCTGCGCACCATGGGCTTCGAGGGCGTCATCGTGACCGATGCGCTCGACATGGCGGCGGTGCGCGCGACCGTCGGCGCGGGGCCCGGAGCCGTGCAGGCGCTCCTCGCCGGGGCCGACCTGCTCTGCATCGGCAACCCGCGCAACCCGGGCTCCGCCGCGGCGCCCGACCAGGACGAACAGGACTTCCGCGAGGTGCAGGCCGCGATCCTCGCCGCACTCGACGACGGCACCCTACCCGTCGTCGCGCTCGAACGCGCGGCGGATCGGGTGCGGAAGCTCGGCGCCGCGCTCGCCGGTGGGGGATTCACCGGCGGGCGCGCCGAGGCGCCGGGAACGACGGATGCCGCGAACTGGGGAGTCGACGCGGCATCCGTCGCCCGGCTCGCCATGACGGTCGACGGACCCGTCGCGCCGGCACCTGGACCCCGGACCGTGCTCGACGTGCGCGGTCGCGCGACCATCGCGGTCGACGGCGATGCCGATTACGTGGCCGGCGCGCTCGCCGCGGGCGGACGCGTCGTGCGGCTCGACACGAGCGCCGTGCCGGGCGACGACCTGCGCGGCGCCGTCGCCGCGGCCGCCGAGGCGCGAGGCGCGTTCGTCGTGCTCGTCGACGCGGTCGGCGCGCACAGCGCCCAGCGCGACGTGATCGAGCAGCTCGGCGCGATCCGCCCGAGCGCGGTCGTCGTGAACGTGGGGATGCCCGGCGGGCGTCTCCCGCTCGCGACCGTGCACACGCGGGCCGCGAGCCGACTCGCCGCCGAAGCCGCGAGCGCGCTGCTCGCGTCGGGCTCGCGCCTGGAGGCGACCGCATGA
- a CDS encoding anhydro-N-acetylmuramic acid kinase: MIVLSLQSGTSADGIDVAVVEISRIEEDSHLAMRLLHADTVDWAPDLRDRALAATTGEPLTAGAFCELDTRLGQAFADAAAAGSRAAGVVPDLVVSHGQTIFHWVADGRARGTMQLGEPAWIAEAVGAPVLSDLRAADIAAGGEGAPLMAVFDRAWLGAEAAATGRALATVNLGGIANVQVVHPDGDVVAFDSGPGNGLIDAVVARATDGGRSFDEDGRLAASGRVDEALLAELERHPYFAAPVPKTTGRETFDLGVVDRAVAAVAASAVVASGGAATADPPALEDLVATLTELTAHTVVDAIPGDPAVLIASGGGARNPVLLGRIAALAAERGIVVESSEVRGIDPSFKESLMFALLGYLSWHGVPARLSSGGSGEPRVAGRFTSGRMPLRLPPPLAGVASVTITSTDHGGAPR, translated from the coding sequence ATGATCGTGCTGTCCCTGCAGTCGGGCACCTCCGCCGACGGCATCGACGTCGCCGTCGTCGAGATCTCGCGGATCGAGGAGGACTCGCACCTGGCCATGCGCCTCCTCCACGCCGACACGGTCGACTGGGCGCCCGACCTCCGTGACCGCGCACTGGCCGCGACCACCGGCGAACCGCTGACCGCCGGCGCCTTCTGCGAGCTGGACACCCGGCTGGGACAGGCGTTCGCGGATGCCGCGGCCGCCGGCTCCCGCGCCGCGGGCGTCGTGCCCGACCTCGTCGTCTCGCACGGCCAGACGATCTTCCACTGGGTGGCCGACGGCCGCGCCCGGGGAACGATGCAGCTCGGCGAGCCCGCGTGGATCGCCGAGGCCGTCGGCGCGCCCGTGCTCTCCGACCTGCGAGCAGCCGACATCGCCGCCGGCGGCGAGGGCGCTCCGCTCATGGCGGTCTTCGACCGGGCCTGGCTCGGCGCCGAGGCTGCCGCGACGGGCCGCGCGCTCGCGACCGTGAACCTCGGCGGCATCGCCAACGTGCAGGTGGTGCATCCCGACGGCGACGTCGTGGCGTTCGATAGCGGACCCGGCAACGGGCTCATCGACGCCGTCGTTGCACGGGCGACCGACGGCGGGCGGTCCTTCGACGAGGACGGCCGGCTGGCGGCATCCGGACGCGTCGACGAGGCGCTCCTCGCCGAGCTGGAGCGTCATCCGTACTTCGCGGCACCCGTGCCGAAGACCACGGGGCGCGAGACGTTCGACCTCGGCGTCGTCGACCGCGCCGTCGCGGCCGTCGCGGCATCCGCCGTCGTGGCATCGGGCGGCGCGGCGACCGCGGATCCGCCCGCCCTCGAGGACCTCGTCGCGACGCTCACCGAGCTGACCGCGCACACCGTGGTCGACGCGATCCCCGGCGACCCGGCCGTGCTCATCGCCTCGGGTGGTGGGGCGCGCAACCCCGTGCTGCTCGGGCGCATCGCGGCGCTGGCCGCCGAGCGCGGCATCGTCGTCGAGTCGAGCGAGGTGCGCGGGATCGACCCGTCGTTCAAGGAGTCGCTCATGTTCGCCCTGCTCGGCTACCTCAGTTGGCACGGCGTTCCGGCGCGGCTGTCGTCGGGCGGTTCGGGGGAGCCGCGCGTCGCCGGCCGGTTCACGAGCGGTCGGATGCCGCTCCGCCTGCCGCCGCCGCTCGCCGGCGTCGCATCCGTCACCATCACCAGCACCGACCACGGGGGAGCACCGCGATGA